The following are encoded together in the Desulfovibrio sp. genome:
- a CDS encoding DUF2201 family putative metallopeptidase: MKKNVSAVSPACGPAPVAAGQDASSPATAVSYANAPAAGQDASSPAAAGPGASASDVGPGASAPAETGPGALLRKAELAMKKARTALVLDHPFFGSLALRLRFKQDTACADMWTDGKSLGFNPAYAATLPEAKLVAAQAHEVMHLAFGHHLRRKSREEKLWNRACDLAINHILLEAGFDLPEGFAHDPTYAGMSADDIYEALAALQESASKGEADNDSARADGEDEAGAGAMNFDGGKELGGKSAARSQGGKKENPGQDGEDQAQAGTKAAKNKKQGAPVKGEGKTSFTGEVRDHPDLQGLENDHALKLMEQEADVALSQAVQRAKHMGSLPAGFTRLLKKERRPELDWRELLRRFLEQCADNDYAWSTPNRRYLYQHIYLPARREARLPHVVLAVDCSGSVDEAALSLFCSELFSVLDAFDTTLTVLFHDTKIQGEMTFDRMSMPSSLTPVGGGGTDYRPVCAHIEERQLRPTCLVWFTDLECSRFPDEPDYPVLWVCSESRPDAPPFGELVTLTGQASRLPGQLPGAPVPLRANHAD, encoded by the coding sequence ATGAAGAAAAACGTCAGTGCCGTAAGCCCTGCGTGCGGGCCTGCACCCGTCGCTGCCGGGCAGGACGCGAGCTCTCCCGCTACCGCCGTGTCATATGCTAACGCTCCCGCTGCCGGGCAGGACGCGAGCTCTCCCGCCGCTGCCGGGCCAGGGGCGAGCGCTTCCGATGTCGGGCCGGGGGCGAGCGCTCCCGCCGAGACCGGGCCGGGCGCGCTCTTGCGCAAGGCGGAGCTGGCCATGAAAAAAGCCAGGACAGCCCTTGTGCTGGATCACCCTTTTTTCGGCTCCCTGGCTCTGCGCCTGCGCTTCAAGCAGGATACGGCCTGCGCCGACATGTGGACGGACGGCAAGAGCCTGGGCTTCAATCCCGCATACGCGGCCACCTTGCCAGAGGCCAAACTTGTGGCGGCCCAGGCCCATGAAGTGATGCATCTGGCCTTTGGGCACCATCTGCGCCGTAAAAGCCGCGAAGAAAAATTGTGGAACCGCGCCTGCGATCTGGCCATAAACCATATCCTGCTTGAAGCGGGCTTTGACCTGCCCGAGGGCTTTGCGCACGACCCAACCTACGCGGGCATGTCTGCGGATGATATTTATGAGGCCCTGGCGGCCCTTCAGGAAAGCGCCTCCAAAGGCGAGGCCGACAATGATTCCGCCCGTGCCGACGGCGAGGATGAAGCGGGCGCGGGGGCCATGAATTTTGACGGCGGCAAGGAATTGGGCGGCAAAAGCGCCGCGCGCTCTCAGGGCGGCAAAAAAGAGAACCCAGGGCAGGATGGAGAAGATCAGGCCCAGGCCGGAACAAAGGCAGCAAAGAACAAAAAACAGGGAGCCCCGGTAAAAGGGGAGGGCAAAACCTCCTTTACCGGCGAGGTGCGCGACCATCCCGATCTGCAGGGGCTGGAGAACGATCACGCCCTGAAGCTGATGGAGCAGGAGGCCGACGTGGCCCTTTCGCAAGCGGTGCAGCGGGCCAAACACATGGGCAGCCTGCCTGCGGGCTTCACGCGGCTGCTCAAAAAGGAGCGCCGTCCGGAACTGGACTGGCGCGAACTCTTGCGGCGTTTTCTTGAGCAGTGCGCGGACAATGATTATGCGTGGTCCACCCCCAACAGGCGCTATCTGTACCAGCACATCTATCTGCCAGCCCGGCGCGAGGCGCGTCTGCCCCATGTGGTTCTGGCGGTGGACTGCTCCGGATCCGTGGATGAAGCGGCCCTGTCGCTGTTCTGCTCCGAGCTGTTTTCCGTGCTGGATGCCTTTGACACCACGCTCACCGTACTGTTTCACGATACAAAGATTCAGGGCGAAATGACCTTTGACCGCATGAGCATGCCCTCAAGCCTGACGCCCGTTGGCGGCGGCGGCACGGATTACCGCCCCGTCTGCGCGCATATTGAGGAGCGGCAATTGCGGCCCACCTGCCTTGTGTGGTTTACGGACCTTGAATGCAGCCGTTTTCCTGATGAACCGGACTACCCCGTCTTGTGGGTGTGCAGTGAATCCCGGCCCGACGCGCCGCCTTTTGGCGAGCTTGTAACGCTGACGGGGCAAGCGTCCCGTTTGCCGGGCCAACTACCGGGCGCGCCAGTGCCCTTGCGAGCAAATCATGCAGATTGA
- the modD gene encoding ModD protein: MQIPKSSSWFDGLLADDCPGPDLTVEMLGIGAHTGAMFFSARQQGIISGVEEAEQLLLRCGLSVTRLINNGDGAEADQVFLEARGSAAGLHRGWKASQTLMEYMSGIARRCAFMVERAAAVRPGIRVAVTRKSFPGAKALCLEAALNGGAIIHRQNLSDSVLVFAQHLQFFAKDAQQTQMEFFARRVQDLRASMPEKKLSAEVDNLEDALLAAAAGIDIVQCEKFSCEALAATVGALRGTRPDILILAAGGVTGETAAEYAATGVDVLVTTWPYFGRPADIKVVMEADGGM; this comes from the coding sequence CAAATTCCCAAATCTTCTTCCTGGTTTGACGGCCTGCTGGCCGATGATTGCCCCGGCCCGGATCTCACTGTCGAAATGCTGGGCATCGGGGCCCATACCGGAGCCATGTTTTTCAGTGCCCGCCAGCAAGGCATTATCAGCGGCGTGGAAGAAGCCGAACAGCTGCTGCTGCGCTGCGGTCTTTCTGTCACACGACTGATCAACAATGGCGACGGTGCAGAGGCGGATCAGGTTTTTCTTGAGGCCAGGGGAAGCGCCGCGGGCCTGCACCGAGGCTGGAAGGCAAGCCAGACGCTTATGGAATACATGTCGGGCATTGCGCGGCGTTGCGCCTTTATGGTGGAACGCGCCGCCGCCGTGCGCCCTGGCATACGGGTAGCAGTAACGCGCAAGAGTTTTCCCGGAGCCAAGGCCCTGTGCCTTGAAGCGGCACTGAACGGCGGCGCCATTATCCACCGCCAGAATCTTTCGGACTCCGTTTTGGTTTTTGCCCAACATCTGCAGTTTTTCGCCAAGGACGCACAGCAGACGCAGATGGAATTTTTTGCCCGCCGCGTGCAAGACCTGCGCGCCAGCATGCCTGAAAAAAAACTTTCTGCCGAGGTGGACAACCTTGAGGACGCCCTGCTCGCTGCCGCCGCCGGAATAGACATTGTTCAGTGCGAAAAATTCTCCTGCGAGGCTTTGGCTGCCACGGTGGGCGCTTTGCGGGGCACACGCCCTGACATTCTCATTCTGGCCGCCGGAGGCGTTACGGGCGAAACCGCTGCGGAGTACGCAGCCACGGGCGTGGACGTACTGGTGACAACCTGGCCCTATTTCGGCAGGCCAGCGGATATCAAGGTAGTTATGGAGGCTGACGGCGGCATGTAG